In a single window of the Anas acuta chromosome 24, bAnaAcu1.1, whole genome shotgun sequence genome:
- the LOC137843917 gene encoding uncharacterized protein: MNPELLLLFSVVAIHGEGLPWKGKTSGTSSSGVSGRQEGSPGRRVATGRAGEAMELRVVLLLPLCFPGLQAQTIQKLSQREGSNLSVLCHYPAEDAYREMKSWCRWTDQRCQLQVATSGTRTHFYTYRARQGHFTIKDDPIHKNFSITMTDLQVEDSGTYYCAYSQSYVLLKRISLNVFKELHKLELDSLSVQCPYRDQGYRSERKAWCRYAGQTGRCEHVVSTDTNYTRDISKAQKGRASIWDDSRKRTITITMEKLQAQDSGVYWCALYRLYPTIRLTRIMEVRLSVAKRPAVTSLSVTTGSTQSNPPGNSTQPHLWSFTLQALLGFFINKVLVILLLVFLQRRGCCRKEKRRAAEGSPGQLPEEERS, from the exons ATGAATCCTGAGCTGCTCTTGTTATTCAGTGTTGTTGCAATACATGGTGAAGGACTTCCGTGGAAAGGCAAGACCTCAGGGACTTCCTCCAGTGGCGTCagtgggaggcaggagggctCACCGGGCAGACGCGTTGCAACGGGGCGCGCTGGGGAGGCCATGGAGCTGCGAGTCGTCCTCCTGCTGCCGCTCTGCTTCCCAG GTCTCCAAGCCCAAACAATTCAGAAGCTGAGCCAGCGCGAAGGAAGCAACCTCTCTGTGCTGTGTCATTACCCAGCAGAGGATGCGTACCGGGAAATGAAGTCCTGGTGCCGCTGGACAGATCAACGATGTCAGCTTCAAGTGGCAACAAGCGGCACAAGAACACACTTCTACACATACCGGGCCAGACAGGGGCACTTTACCATAAAGGATGACCCCATACACAAGAATTTTTCCATCACCATGACTGACCTCCAGGTAGAGGATTCAGGCACATATTACTGTGCTTACAGTCAAAGCTATGTTTTACTGAAGAGGATCTCACTGAATGTTTTCAAGG AGTTGCACAAGCTGGAGTTGGACAGTCTCTCTGTGCAGTGCCCATACCGTGACCAGGGTTACCGCTCTGAAAGAAAAGCCTGGTGCCGATATGCAGGTCAGACTGGCAGGTGTGAACATGTGGTGAGCACAGATACCAATTACACACGGGATATCAGCAAAGCCCAGAAAGGCAGAGCCTCGATCTGGGATGACAGCCGGAAAAGGACCATCACCATTACCatggagaagctgcaggcacAGGACTCTGGCGTGTACTGGTGTGCACTCTACAGGCTCTACCCAACCATTCGTTTAACCCGGATAATGGAGGTCCGGCTCTCTGTGGCCAAGC GACCAGCTGTAACATCGTTGTCAGTCACTACAGGCAGCACTCAGAGTAACCCTCCTGGTAACAGCACACAACCACA CTTATGGAGCTTCACCCTTCAGGCCCTCCTAGGATTCTTCATCAATAAGGTGCTGGTCATCTTGCTCCTcgtttttcttcagagaagggGATGCTGCAGAAAAGAG aaacgcagggcagcagaaggcagcccTGGACAGCTGCCTGAGGAGGAAAGGAGCTGA